From Deltaproteobacteria bacterium, a single genomic window includes:
- a CDS encoding uroporphyrinogen decarboxylase family protein — MLTGKQKIEAAFSEEGSKEFAAVDCWEYVFVRDHWDQLTAAPWYDQYSPDIERQASWRRDVLSHTEQDLLHVGSFYSREERANLKIEDNPEGVFLIDKTNGKRNKLEPPAVGGWSRRGQLESVKTGHLPTTEEELDAAILPLFSIRTNKTNPDDNVDLAHTLIKEHGSERYPIAYTDAPLWHMYELWGFEGMMLMIGGQPELVKRACPHFAARTISSLREAALLGAAGILIWECFTDLISPEAYESYSVPYMRQVVDECRRLGLKSIYGFSGDPAGKLDAILSIGADALAFEESKKDFVVDINELAKYIEGRCCLFGNLDAIGVLQNGSEDQLKDAIAKQIAAGRRNRDRFVVSLGSPVTPAT; from the coding sequence ATGCTGACCGGAAAACAAAAAATCGAAGCGGCTTTTTCGGAGGAAGGATCTAAAGAATTTGCAGCTGTAGACTGCTGGGAATATGTCTTCGTCCGGGATCATTGGGATCAACTGACAGCCGCCCCGTGGTACGATCAATATTCACCCGACATAGAACGTCAAGCATCCTGGCGTCGGGATGTACTTTCTCACACAGAACAGGACTTGCTGCATGTTGGCTCCTTTTACTCTCGTGAAGAACGAGCGAATCTGAAGATTGAAGATAACCCCGAAGGTGTATTCCTTATCGATAAAACAAACGGCAAACGTAATAAACTAGAACCACCAGCCGTTGGTGGATGGTCTCGACGTGGTCAATTGGAATCGGTTAAAACCGGCCACTTGCCGACAACGGAGGAAGAACTGGATGCCGCAATTTTGCCGTTATTTTCAATCAGGACCAATAAAACTAATCCGGATGACAATGTGGACCTTGCACATACTTTAATAAAGGAGCATGGTTCAGAACGTTATCCAATAGCGTACACGGATGCCCCTCTTTGGCATATGTATGAATTATGGGGATTTGAGGGCATGATGCTAATGATCGGAGGACAACCGGAATTGGTAAAACGTGCATGTCCTCATTTTGCGGCTCGAACAATATCTTCTTTAAGAGAGGCGGCGTTACTCGGTGCGGCCGGGATCTTGATATGGGAATGCTTTACCGACTTGATTTCTCCCGAAGCCTATGAATCATATAGTGTACCTTATATGCGTCAGGTTGTGGACGAATGTCGCAGGTTGGGACTCAAGAGCATTTATGGTTTTTCAGGCGATCCCGCCGGAAAATTGGATGCGATCCTGTCAATCGGTGCCGATGCCCTGGCGTTTGAAGAAAGTAAAAAAGATTTTGTTGTGGATATCAATGAATTGGCAAAATATATCGAAGGGAGATGTTGCCTGTTCGGCAATCTAGATGCGATCGGTGTTCTTCAAAACGGGAGCGAGGATCAGCTCAAAGATGCGATTGCTAAACAAATCGCTGCTGGGCGGCGAAATAGGGATCGTTTTGTTGTAAGTCTTGGAAGTCCGGTTACACCCGCAACTTAG
- the mprF gene encoding bifunctional lysylphosphatidylglycerol flippase/synthetase MprF encodes MLQMKTASLKRLVPFLGLSIFILAVIVIYRQLHDYRLHDILTRIEQIPHAQFGLALALTVLSYAILTFYDLLALRYIGHPIEIAKTALTSFLGYAFSNNIGFSMIAGASVRYRLYSTWGLSALEITQVVLFCTTSLWLGFFVLSGVVFVSDPLALPQSLHWSLTTVRPLGIVLLAAAGIYFVATLQKNKTLAFKEWRFSLPSWRLATAQMATACADWLMAGAVLYCLLPAGTFVGFGHFLEIFLLAQLAGLVSQVPGGLGIFESVILTMSPAGTATPGVMGALVVYRAIYYLLPLMAATLALGIEELMRKRKLMVRIQSLAGGAVDSMFIPLLSVSVFVSGAILLFSGSLPAIPHRMTYLHKILPLPFLEISHFLGSLFGVGLLLLARGIQKRVDAAYLLAVSLLALGVVVSLLKGFDYEEASVLSLVLIGLLPCRRFFFRRTALLSESFTPAWLAAIAGVVISSIWLGFFAFRHVAYSHDLWWHFSVWGDAPRFLRATVGAFSLILLFGIAHLIKPAHYRPVNTATPLPGSVEAIVAKSPVASANLALLGDKQFLIDDNQQAFIMYGTTGETWVAMGDPVGPTDLWPELLWQFRREADRYADRAVFYEVGHAHLHLYLDIGLSVLKIGEEARVPLSDFSLDGSQHKKLRYIHNKLSKLGCTFEIIPKASVPAQLDVLKTISDTWLKEKNTREKGFSLGFFDTAYIGRFPIGVVRSQNRIVAFTNIWEAADSEELSADLMRYLPDAPYGVMDYLFIELLLWGHAQGYRWFNLGMAPLSGMKTHEMAPLWHRIGNLVFRFGDHFYNFQGLRAYKDKFDPVWQPKYIAAPGGLTFPRSLTDIGSLISGGLKGILFR; translated from the coding sequence ATGCTGCAAATGAAGACAGCCTCTTTAAAGCGTTTGGTGCCATTTCTCGGCCTCAGCATATTCATATTGGCGGTTATCGTCATTTACCGCCAACTGCACGATTACCGGTTGCATGATATTTTGACCCGCATTGAGCAGATACCGCATGCTCAATTCGGGTTGGCCCTGGCATTAACCGTATTGAGCTATGCAATCCTGACCTTCTACGATCTGCTGGCACTGCGCTATATTGGGCATCCAATCGAAATTGCCAAAACCGCTCTTACCTCCTTTCTCGGGTATGCCTTCAGTAATAACATAGGTTTCTCCATGATTGCAGGCGCTTCGGTGCGTTATCGCCTCTATTCTACTTGGGGGCTTTCGGCCCTGGAAATTACCCAGGTGGTCCTGTTCTGCACAACCAGCCTCTGGCTCGGATTTTTTGTTTTGAGCGGCGTCGTTTTTGTGAGTGACCCCCTGGCCTTGCCCCAAAGCCTGCATTGGTCTTTAACGACGGTTCGTCCCCTCGGCATCGTTCTGCTTGCAGCTGCCGGAATATATTTCGTCGCAACGTTGCAGAAGAACAAAACGTTGGCATTTAAGGAATGGCGATTCTCGTTACCATCATGGCGACTGGCAACCGCGCAGATGGCAACCGCGTGCGCGGACTGGCTGATGGCCGGTGCCGTACTCTACTGTCTGTTGCCCGCAGGAACATTCGTCGGCTTTGGCCATTTTCTGGAAATTTTTCTATTGGCGCAACTCGCCGGTTTGGTCAGCCAGGTGCCCGGTGGTCTGGGTATCTTCGAATCGGTTATTCTCACAATGAGTCCGGCCGGGACTGCCACTCCGGGCGTGATGGGCGCGCTTGTTGTCTATCGCGCCATTTATTATCTATTGCCTCTTATGGCGGCGACGCTTGCCTTGGGCATCGAAGAACTGATGCGCAAACGGAAGCTAATGGTCCGGATTCAATCCCTGGCCGGCGGTGCTGTGGACTCGATGTTTATTCCGCTACTCAGCGTCAGTGTATTCGTATCCGGCGCCATTCTTCTTTTCTCCGGCTCCCTGCCCGCCATTCCTCACCGTATGACATATCTGCATAAAATTTTACCCCTACCTTTTCTGGAAATTTCTCATTTTTTGGGAAGTTTATTCGGTGTAGGCCTGCTGCTGCTGGCAAGGGGTATTCAAAAGCGAGTGGATGCAGCCTATTTGCTGGCCGTCAGTCTTCTAGCGCTAGGCGTCGTGGTTTCGCTGCTCAAAGGCTTCGATTACGAAGAGGCATCGGTTCTGTCCCTTGTGTTGATAGGGCTACTTCCCTGCCGACGGTTCTTCTTCCGACGCACTGCGCTTCTTTCCGAAAGTTTCACCCCTGCCTGGTTGGCAGCCATCGCAGGGGTGGTAATCTCATCGATCTGGTTGGGATTCTTTGCGTTCCGCCACGTGGCTTACAGTCATGACCTATGGTGGCATTTCAGCGTATGGGGAGATGCCCCACGCTTTTTGAGAGCTACGGTTGGTGCATTTTCTCTGATCTTGTTGTTCGGGATCGCGCACCTGATAAAGCCGGCCCATTACAGACCGGTCAACACCGCGACACCGTTGCCAGGGTCGGTTGAGGCCATTGTTGCAAAATCGCCGGTAGCTTCGGCCAATCTCGCTCTGTTGGGTGACAAGCAATTCCTGATCGATGACAATCAACAGGCTTTCATCATGTATGGTACGACTGGAGAGACTTGGGTGGCAATGGGCGATCCCGTGGGCCCCACTGACTTATGGCCTGAGCTGCTCTGGCAGTTTCGGCGGGAGGCCGACCGCTACGCAGATCGGGCTGTTTTCTACGAAGTCGGGCATGCCCATCTGCATCTATATCTGGACATAGGGCTAAGCGTTCTAAAAATAGGTGAAGAAGCACGCGTTCCCCTATCAGACTTTTCTCTCGATGGAAGCCAGCATAAGAAACTCAGATATATTCACAACAAATTGAGCAAGCTGGGATGCACATTTGAAATCATTCCCAAAGCTTCTGTGCCGGCCCAGTTGGATGTACTGAAAACAATCTCCGATACCTGGCTTAAAGAAAAAAATACCCGCGAAAAGGGATTTTCCTTGGGATTTTTCGATACCGCTTATATCGGCCGATTCCCTATAGGCGTTGTTCGCAGCCAAAACCGTATTGTGGCCTTTACAAATATATGGGAGGCTGCTGATAGCGAAGAGCTCAGCGCGGACCTAATGCGCTATCTGCCTGATGCCCCCTATGGCGTCATGGATTATTTGTTTATCGAACTTTTGCTTTGGGGTCACGCCCAAGGCTACCGTTGGTTCAACCTGGGTATGGCACCTTTAAGCGGGATGAAAACCCATGAAATGGCTCCATTGTGGCACCGCATCGGAAACCTGGTGTTCCGATTTGGTGATCACTTTTACAACTTTCAGGGGCTACGCGCGTATAAGGATAAATTCGATCCGGTCTGGCAACCCAAATACATAGCTGCGCCGGGTGGTCTGACCTTTCCTCGCTCTCTGACAGATATCGGTTCATTAATCTCCGGAGGACTCAAAGGAATCCTATTCAGATGA
- a CDS encoding nitrilase, with protein sequence MKVCIYQTDPVLLDIEANLDDTIDKIAAAREQDADMVVFPELALTGYFVRERFHEVALRIDSPEIQRLVKSTRGTAAVVGFIEESQAMNFYNSALVAVDGEIIFGYRKLNLPNYGVFEERKIFSGGKHIRVFKHKGLTFAPFICNDLWHPSLPYLGVTQKADIFITLFNSSQGSMGSEFSNIESWNIINRFYSRVFGVYNLCANRVGCECFEDRRSDGGDAPGDTAPEVDDDPFRFWGRSEIINPFGQAIVTAALFDPDVIYADISRDLIRRKKIMLPYLRNDDPYFTHRELERILYEKNPEK encoded by the coding sequence ATGAAAGTATGTATATATCAGACCGACCCAGTATTACTGGACATTGAAGCCAATCTCGACGACACCATCGATAAGATCGCCGCCGCCAGGGAGCAGGACGCCGATATGGTGGTCTTTCCCGAGCTCGCTCTCACCGGCTATTTCGTGCGCGAACGTTTCCACGAGGTCGCCCTGCGCATAGATTCTCCGGAAATCCAGCGCCTGGTCAAAAGCACCCGGGGGACCGCCGCCGTGGTCGGATTCATCGAGGAGTCCCAGGCCATGAACTTCTACAACTCGGCCCTGGTAGCCGTGGACGGCGAAATTATTTTTGGCTACCGCAAGCTCAACCTGCCCAACTACGGCGTCTTCGAGGAACGCAAGATCTTCTCCGGCGGTAAACATATTCGCGTGTTCAAGCACAAGGGCCTGACCTTCGCTCCTTTCATTTGCAACGATCTGTGGCACCCGTCCCTGCCCTATCTGGGCGTCACCCAGAAGGCGGATATCTTCATCACCCTGTTCAACTCTTCACAGGGGTCCATGGGCAGCGAGTTCTCCAACATCGAGAGCTGGAACATCATCAATCGTTTCTATTCACGGGTATTCGGCGTCTATAACCTGTGCGCCAACCGGGTGGGATGCGAATGCTTCGAGGATCGACGCTCGGACGGCGGCGACGCGCCCGGCGACACTGCACCGGAAGTGGATGACGACCCGTTCCGTTTTTGGGGCAGAAGTGAAATAATCAACCCTTTCGGCCAGGCCATCGTGACGGCGGCCCTGTTCGATCCCGATGTGATTTATGCAGACATTTCCCGGGATCTGATCCGCCGAAAAAAGATTATGCTGCCCTACCTGCGCAACGACGACCCCTACTTCACCCACCGCGAATTGGAGAGAATTTTGTATGAAAAAAATCCGGAAAAGTGA
- a CDS encoding trimethylamine methyltransferase family protein, which yields MESKGLRGGIYKPLSPEGIDTIHDASLTILEKTGVTFETGLEETVKMLAKAGAGVDRENYRIRFPRQLIEEQVAKAPSRVILYARDGNNDLDLTGDNVHLGTGGAAVKILDLETGRPRSSTLKDLYEIGRLVDRLDHIHFFLRPCIPTDIPETEYDVNMFYACLKATGKHVMSGVNDEAGLKRVIDMAALLAGSEDRLREKPFISVITSFSISPLKLCTQSTRIMQACNRRGIPVALSAAPMSGSTSPMTMAGTLAQLHAEQLAGIAICQLTREGAPLLYGGIPGMANMATMEYRGGGVECGMMNAAIHQLAAHIQMPNYNSAGLSDSKLPDAQAGWEKAMTVLLGAMGGSNYMHHSAGMLESMLTVAHEQFVMDDEIIGMACKVLKGIDVDAEHLALEVIDSVGPAGNFMMSPHTMEYMRSEYFLGNGVTDSGGRHQWEQAGALDARERAREIARKILEAPETSHIPEAIDRKLREKYNILL from the coding sequence ATGGAATCCAAGGGGCTTAGAGGCGGCATTTACAAGCCGCTGTCACCCGAAGGCATCGACACCATTCACGACGCATCACTAACCATCCTCGAAAAGACCGGCGTCACGTTCGAAACCGGCCTGGAGGAAACCGTGAAAATGCTTGCCAAGGCCGGCGCCGGCGTGGACCGTGAAAATTACCGCATCCGTTTTCCCCGACAACTGATTGAGGAACAAGTGGCCAAGGCACCTTCCCGGGTGATTCTTTACGCCCGCGACGGCAATAACGACCTGGACCTCACCGGGGACAACGTGCATCTGGGGACCGGCGGCGCGGCTGTCAAGATCCTGGATCTGGAAACCGGCCGGCCGCGGTCGTCGACACTGAAGGACCTCTATGAGATCGGGCGCCTGGTGGACCGCCTGGACCACATCCATTTCTTTTTGCGACCCTGCATTCCCACGGACATCCCGGAAACCGAATACGATGTCAACATGTTTTACGCCTGTCTCAAAGCCACCGGCAAGCACGTCATGAGCGGGGTCAACGACGAGGCAGGCCTGAAGCGCGTTATCGACATGGCCGCCCTGCTGGCCGGCAGCGAAGACCGGCTGCGGGAAAAACCGTTCATCTCGGTGATCACGTCCTTTTCCATTTCCCCGCTCAAGCTGTGCACCCAGTCAACGCGCATCATGCAGGCATGCAACCGCCGTGGCATACCGGTGGCCCTGTCGGCGGCGCCCATGTCCGGCTCCACCAGCCCCATGACCATGGCCGGCACCCTGGCCCAACTGCATGCCGAGCAGCTGGCCGGCATCGCCATCTGCCAGCTAACCCGGGAAGGCGCCCCGCTCCTGTACGGCGGCATCCCCGGAATGGCCAACATGGCCACTATGGAGTATCGGGGCGGCGGTGTGGAATGCGGCATGATGAACGCCGCCATCCATCAACTAGCCGCCCATATCCAAATGCCCAACTACAACAGCGCCGGACTGTCCGATTCCAAGCTGCCCGATGCCCAGGCAGGTTGGGAAAAGGCCATGACCGTGCTTCTCGGTGCTATGGGAGGATCCAACTACATGCACCACAGCGCCGGCATGCTGGAATCCATGCTCACGGTGGCCCACGAACAGTTTGTGATGGACGATGAAATCATCGGCATGGCCTGCAAGGTGCTCAAGGGCATTGACGTGGATGCCGAACACCTGGCCCTGGAGGTGATCGACAGCGTGGGGCCGGCCGGCAACTTCATGATGTCTCCCCATACGATGGAATATATGCGCAGCGAGTATTTCCTGGGCAATGGGGTGACCGACAGCGGAGGCCGCCACCAGTGGGAGCAGGCCGGCGCCCTGGATGCCCGGGAGCGGGCCAGGGAGATCGCACGCAAGATTCTGGAGGCTCCGGAAACATCGCACATACCGGAAGCGATTGACCGGAAATTGCGGGAAAAATACAATATCCTGCTTTAA
- a CDS encoding CoA-binding protein has translation MTESQISINSLLAPESVAFIGASNDPTKWGCIILKNMLHGGYAGPIYPVNPKEKEVLGLKAYASVAALPETPEMAVIVIPPPAVPAAVEDCVKKGVRAGLVITAGFAEVGPEGKKLQTAMVANAKKGGMILIGPNCNGISRPSANFFPQMPSIFPGSGPLAAVAQSGNVAASLIRRGIKKGFGFSAVFSIGNEADLHCEDFLKFLGDDPETKVIVGYMEGFKDGRRFFNVAREVTVKKPIVMVKAGSTGAGAKAAMSHTASLSGEDATFDGLCKQSGIIRTDSIDDMFGIGTGFLNQPLPKGNKVGIVTMGGGWGVLAADTSANFGLDVVTLSSRTIARLDEILPSWWNRGNPVDMVAGTVGGVVPESVRILMEAPETDCVILLGVLGLMKKRPGPSDGKPDLVEKQIREALQDLSDAFDWLKSLSHQYQKPLVIASEIPFTLGDFENRMVQMLGQKQIACYNSPNMAARVMSRLVAYGRYRRHYSKMKPTEGGKNGIQGA, from the coding sequence ATGACCGAATCTCAGATCAGCATCAATAGCCTGCTCGCCCCCGAATCCGTCGCGTTCATCGGGGCATCGAACGACCCCACAAAATGGGGGTGCATCATCCTTAAAAACATGCTCCACGGAGGATATGCAGGCCCCATTTACCCCGTCAATCCAAAGGAAAAGGAGGTATTGGGTCTCAAAGCATATGCTTCGGTAGCGGCGTTGCCCGAAACACCCGAAATGGCGGTCATCGTCATCCCGCCGCCTGCCGTTCCCGCCGCCGTTGAAGACTGCGTAAAAAAAGGCGTCAGGGCCGGCCTGGTCATCACCGCCGGCTTTGCCGAGGTGGGGCCGGAGGGTAAAAAACTGCAAACCGCAATGGTGGCGAACGCCAAAAAAGGAGGCATGATCCTGATAGGCCCCAACTGCAATGGTATTTCCCGCCCATCCGCCAATTTTTTTCCCCAGATGCCCTCGATATTTCCAGGCAGCGGCCCCCTTGCGGCGGTGGCGCAGAGTGGAAATGTCGCCGCTTCCCTCATTCGCAGGGGGATTAAAAAGGGTTTCGGATTCAGTGCCGTATTCAGCATTGGAAATGAAGCCGATCTTCACTGTGAGGACTTCTTGAAATTTCTGGGGGACGACCCCGAGACCAAGGTGATCGTCGGTTATATGGAAGGCTTTAAAGACGGGCGACGTTTTTTTAATGTTGCCAGGGAAGTCACCGTGAAAAAGCCCATTGTCATGGTCAAGGCAGGCTCCACCGGCGCCGGGGCCAAGGCGGCCATGTCTCACACGGCATCCCTGAGCGGTGAGGATGCCACCTTCGACGGTTTATGCAAGCAGTCGGGAATTATCCGCACCGACAGTATCGACGACATGTTCGGCATCGGGACGGGATTTCTGAATCAGCCGCTCCCCAAAGGCAACAAGGTGGGAATCGTTACCATGGGGGGTGGTTGGGGGGTCCTGGCGGCGGACACATCCGCCAATTTCGGACTGGATGTGGTCACGTTGTCCTCGAGAACCATCGCCAGGCTGGACGAAATCCTTCCATCCTGGTGGAATCGCGGAAATCCCGTGGACATGGTAGCCGGCACTGTTGGCGGTGTCGTTCCCGAATCGGTTCGTATTCTGATGGAGGCGCCTGAAACGGATTGCGTCATACTGCTGGGCGTTCTCGGCCTGATGAAGAAACGGCCCGGGCCGTCGGACGGTAAGCCGGACCTTGTCGAAAAACAGATCCGTGAAGCCCTGCAAGATCTCTCGGATGCGTTTGATTGGCTGAAATCCCTTTCCCATCAGTATCAAAAACCACTTGTCATTGCATCGGAAATCCCCTTTACTCTGGGAGACTTCGAGAACAGAATGGTTCAAATGCTGGGACAAAAGCAAATAGCCTGTTACAACAGTCCCAACATGGCGGCAAGGGTGATGTCGCGACTTGTCGCCTACGGCAGATATCGCCGTCATTATTCCAAAATGAAACCGACAGAAGGAGGAAAAAATGGAATCCAAGGGGCTTAG
- a CDS encoding 4Fe-4S dicluster domain-containing protein: MQLGLYIDQNRCMGCFACIVACKDWHDVPAGPASWIRLKIMEKGAYPDLLVAFLPTACWHCESPECVSVCPAEAIAKRDEDGIVTVDRDVCLGRDDCGACLEACPYDAPQFGAEENAKMQKCDLCVDRWAQAKKPVCVSSCPVQALDAGPMDELRAKYGDVREAEGFTCLAPLAPSVRFKPKENAASLDLRRIDVFPRSG; this comes from the coding sequence ATGCAACTGGGACTATATATAGATCAGAATCGGTGCATGGGCTGCTTTGCCTGCATCGTGGCCTGCAAGGACTGGCACGACGTTCCGGCCGGGCCGGCGAGTTGGATACGGCTGAAAATCATGGAAAAGGGGGCGTACCCCGACCTGCTGGTCGCTTTCCTGCCCACCGCATGCTGGCACTGTGAGAGTCCCGAGTGTGTTTCCGTGTGCCCGGCGGAGGCCATCGCCAAACGGGACGAAGATGGCATCGTGACCGTCGACAGGGATGTCTGCCTGGGCAGGGACGACTGCGGGGCCTGTCTCGAGGCCTGCCCTTATGACGCACCACAGTTCGGGGCTGAGGAGAATGCCAAAATGCAGAAGTGCGACCTGTGCGTCGACCGCTGGGCCCAGGCGAAAAAACCGGTATGCGTAAGCAGCTGCCCCGTTCAGGCTTTGGACGCGGGCCCCATGGACGAGCTCCGGGCCAAATACGGAGATGTAAGGGAGGCGGAAGGCTTCACCTGCCTGGCACCCCTCGCCCCTTCCGTCAGGTTCAAGCCGAAGGAGAACGCCGCAAGCCTCGATCTCCGAAGAATCGACGTTTTCCCCAGATCGGGATGA